The DNA segment AGAGAAAGTTCTTTTTTCCTCATCGAGGCGAATCAATCTTCCTTCATACAAACGTGGTATTGGGTATATATTTCAAGAATATGCACTTTTTAATCACTTAACAGTAAAAGATAACATTCTTTATGGGGCAAAAAATTTATTAAAAGAAGAAAAAGAAAAGCAGCTCAATGAAATACTTAAACAATTTAATATATCTCATCTGGCTGAAAGATATCCAGTTCAGCTTTCAGGTGGTGAAAGACAACGAGTAGCTATGGCAAGGACACTTATAACAAAGCCTCATTTGTTATTGTTAGATGAACCGCTTTCAGCTATGGATAGGAAATTAAGAGAAAGATTGCGAAAGGAAATAAAAGAACTTCATAAACAGTGGAATATACCCTTTGTTTTGGTTACACACTGCCGATGTGAGGCAGAACTTGGTGATAAGGTCTTTAAGGCAGAAAAAGATGAAAATAAAGGAGAAACTATAATGTGGTTTTGTCAAAGTGCTTGACGGACAATGCTATTGAAGTATATTAAAAAATTATGGATAAAATTAATGATAATAGAGGTGGAGATAACATATGAAATTTAACTTTTTTATACCAACAAGGATTATTTTTGGTGAAAATTGCATTAAAGAAAACAGCAATTTGATGTGTATAGGTAAAAAAGCATTGATAGTTACAGGTAAAAGTTCTAAAAAAAATGGTTCACTTGATGATGTGTTATCGGTACTTACAGATAATGGCGTAAAATACGAGATTTTTAATCGTGTTAAATCCAATCCGGACATAGAAAATGTATTAGATGGTGCTGATGTTGCCAGAAAAGTCGAAGCTGATTTTATAATCGGCATTGGTGGTGGTTCTCCACTTGATGCATCAAAATCCATTGCAACCTTAGCCACAAATTCAATTAAACCTGAAGAGCTTTTTGCTAACATGATTAAAAAAAGGCCTTTGCCTATAATAGCTATTCCGACAACAGCAGGTACAGGAAGCGAGGTTACACCATATTCAATTTTGACGTATGACAAAGTTGGAAGTAAAAAGAGCTTTTTTAGCCCATTGATATTTCCTAAAGTAGCTTTTTTAGATGCCAGGTATACCATGAGTTTATCATATAATGTTACTGTGGATACTATGCTGGATGCGTTGTCACATTTGATAGAAGGATTTCTATCAGTTAAGTATAATAATTTTTATGAATATCTTGTTGTTAATGGATTAAACAGTTTGAAGACATGTTATAAGAATGTGTTAGATGCAAGTACTGATATTAAAAAACTTGATTTTGAAACAAGAGAATTATTACTTTATTCTTCAACACTAGGTGGTATGTTAATAGCACATACAGGGACATCTGTTGTTCACGCTATGGGTTATTCTCTCACATATTATAAGGAGATTCCGCACGGCAGGGCAAATGGGATATTGCTTGCAAATTATTTGAAATTTAATTATGACAGTGAAGAATATAAAATTAATACGGTCCTAAAGTTGTTGGGGATTAAAGATATTTATGAATTTGAGAAAATTTTAAATGAACTGATATATAGAGAAGGTAAAATACCTGAAATATCAATAGATGAGTTGATTAAATACTCGTCTATAGCCATAAAAGCTAGTAATATAGCTAATAATAAAAAATCAGTTACACAAGATGATCTGTTAGACATTTACAAGAAGAGCATATTCTAGAAGATTTCCGGCAATGGTGGCACACTATTGTTTTTTTACCTTTTGAAAAGGGAATGGTTATATATGAGTATAAAGTGCAGAGATATACTAATGCTTCCATCTTTGAAAAAGTTTAGATTAGTTGGTGGGAAAAATGGGCTTGACAGGAATTTAAGCTGGGTGCATGTTGTAGATGTTCCTGATGTTTCCAAATGGGTTCATGGAGGTGAGCTGCTCTTTACAACAGGCATAAGCATAAAAGATAATGTTGATATTCTAATGAAAATTATTGAAGAAATAGATTCGAAGAACCTGGCAGGGCTTGTGATAAATGTGGGACCTTATATCAAGAATATTCCGAAAGAAGCTATTTCATTAGCCGATAGGCTTGATTTTCCGCTTTTTGAGCTTCCTTGGGAGGTTAAACTTGTTGATGTTACAGAGATAATATGTAATTTTATTATAAAAAAGTCAATTGAGGAAAAATCAATAGGAGAATTTTTAGAAAACATACTTTTTACAGATTTTAAATCTGAAGAGGTTTTTGTAAGCAGGGCAGAATATCATGGCTTTAACATCAGTCATCAAAACTGTGTTATGATTACAGATATAGATAAATTTGGACAATATATAAATAAGAGCAACATAAAAGACGAAAAGAAGATAATGGATATAAAATTTTCTTTGCAACAGATTGTAAACAATACATTAGAAAAAAACGGCAAGAAACCGCTTTCTTTAATTCGTGGTGATTCTGTTATATCTCTCATATCTAAAAAGGAAGCAGAAGATGAAAGCTTAGTAGTAGGAATTGCAGAAGAAATAAGGAAAAGTGTTATGAAGCAGATGTCTCCATTAAAAGTTAGCATTGGAATAGGACGATATTATTCTAATTTAAAAGATATAAAAAATAGTTTAAAGGAAGCTGAAAGAGCTTTAAAGCTGGCTTATAAAATAATGGGAGGCAATTCAGTTTATAGTTATACTGAAGCGGGGATTTTCCGACTGTTATTTGAAATGAAGGATAAAAGTGAAATGATTTCTTTTTTCAATGAATTGATGGAACCAATGATGAAATATGATGAAAGCTCAAGTGCTGAGCTCATTAATACACTGGAGGTATTTTTGCAAAACAATGGTAATTTCGTAAAAACCGCTAAAGATCTCTTTATACATCGCAGTACTTTAAACTATAGAATAAAAAAAATTGAGGAAATTCTTAATGTGGATTTATCTGATTGGGAAACCAAATTTAATTTACAGATAGCATTGGCTATTGGAAAATTTCTCAAATATTGAATCAATTGTATTAAAATTTATGAAAATAATGCTACATAATGTAGGATGACATTTTATTAATTATTATGTAAAATTTATTTAAGTCTTAAAGATGAGACTAAAAAATTAATATACTAAATAAAGTAGCAATGGTGCTAATTAAAGGTACGAAAAATGCCTTACAATTAGCACCATTTCTGTTTTACATGGTATTCTAAGTGAGGAGGGCTAAAATGTTAGTTAAAGAAGATGATGAAATTTTTATGGATGAAGACAGTATAAGGGAATATGACAAGAGATACAATTTACATTCTTGGAGTGCTCAGAAAAATCTTAATCCATTGGTTATTACAAAAGCAGAAGGAATTTATTTTTGGGATATTAATGGGAAAAGGTATTTTGATATGTCTTCTCAGCTAGTAAATGTAAATGTAGGACATGGAAATAAAGAGATTATAAATGCGATAAAAGAGCAAGCGGAAAGGCTTCCTTTTATCGGACCAAGCTATGCTGTTGATGTTAGATCAAAATTGGCTGCAAAAGTAATAGAAAAGGCTCCAGATAATATGGGTAAGGTATTTTTTACATTAGGTGGAGCGGATGCCAACGAAAATGCGATAAAAATAGCAAGGATGTTTACAGGAAGGCAAAAAATATTTTCAAGATATCGATCATACCATGGAGCTAGCTTTGGAGCCGCAAATCTAAGCGGAGAACCAAGGAGATATACTTGTGAGCCGGGATTGACTGGGTTTATTAAATTCTTTGATCCATATATTTATCGTGAAAAAATAGAATTTAAGAGTGAAGAGGATGCAAGTAGGTATTACTTGGATAAGCTTAAGGAACAAATTATTTATGAAGGTGCAGATAATGTTGCGGCGATTTTTCTTGAAACAGTGACTGGAAGTAACGGAGTAATTATCCCACCTAAGGGATATTTACAAGGAATAAGGGACATATGTGATGAATTTGGGATACTTATGGTGTGTGATGAGGTCATGACAGGATGGGGTAGAACAGGAGAATGGTTTGCATGTGATAATTGGAATGTGAAACCAGATATTATAACATTTGCAAAAGGAATTACTTGTGGGTATGTGCCTTTAGGTGGTGTTATTGTAGACAAAAAGATAGCAGAA comes from the Thermoanaerobacterium aotearoense genome and includes:
- a CDS encoding iron-containing alcohol dehydrogenase family protein, with protein sequence MKFNFFIPTRIIFGENCIKENSNLMCIGKKALIVTGKSSKKNGSLDDVLSVLTDNGVKYEIFNRVKSNPDIENVLDGADVARKVEADFIIGIGGGSPLDASKSIATLATNSIKPEELFANMIKKRPLPIIAIPTTAGTGSEVTPYSILTYDKVGSKKSFFSPLIFPKVAFLDARYTMSLSYNVTVDTMLDALSHLIEGFLSVKYNNFYEYLVVNGLNSLKTCYKNVLDASTDIKKLDFETRELLLYSSTLGGMLIAHTGTSVVHAMGYSLTYYKEIPHGRANGILLANYLKFNYDSEEYKINTVLKLLGIKDIYEFEKILNELIYREGKIPEISIDELIKYSSIAIKASNIANNKKSVTQDDLLDIYKKSIF
- a CDS encoding aminotransferase class III-fold pyridoxal phosphate-dependent enzyme, which codes for MLVKEDDEIFMDEDSIREYDKRYNLHSWSAQKNLNPLVITKAEGIYFWDINGKRYFDMSSQLVNVNVGHGNKEIINAIKEQAERLPFIGPSYAVDVRSKLAAKVIEKAPDNMGKVFFTLGGADANENAIKIARMFTGRQKIFSRYRSYHGASFGAANLSGEPRRYTCEPGLTGFIKFFDPYIYREKIEFKSEEDASRYYLDKLKEQIIYEGADNVAAIFLETVTGSNGVIIPPKGYLQGIRDICDEFGILMVCDEVMTGWGRTGEWFACDNWNVKPDIITFAKGITCGYVPLGGVIVDKKIAEYFDDNVLMCGLTYNAHPIGCAAGCATIDVYEKEGLIENSKKMGKVLGAGLEKLKEKHACVGDVRYIGLFSAVELVKHKGTKEPLVPYGKDPEKIMPRIIDSLRERGFSTYSHENCILVAPPLIIKEEELKEALSILDEVLDFVDEYIEKA
- a CDS encoding ATP-binding cassette domain-containing protein → MLKAKFVKKLPDFVLKVDLFVDKEILVLIGPSGSGKTTVLECISGLQKPDSGEIILGEKVLFSSSRRINLPSYKRGIGYIFQEYALFNHLTVKDNILYGAKNLLKEEKEKQLNEILKQFNISHLAERYPVQLSGGERQRVAMARTLITKPHLLLLDEPLSAMDRKLRERLRKEIKELHKQWNIPFVLVTHCRCEAELGDKVFKAEKDENKGETIMWFCQSA
- a CDS encoding PucR family transcriptional regulator, whose product is MSIKCRDILMLPSLKKFRLVGGKNGLDRNLSWVHVVDVPDVSKWVHGGELLFTTGISIKDNVDILMKIIEEIDSKNLAGLVINVGPYIKNIPKEAISLADRLDFPLFELPWEVKLVDVTEIICNFIIKKSIEEKSIGEFLENILFTDFKSEEVFVSRAEYHGFNISHQNCVMITDIDKFGQYINKSNIKDEKKIMDIKFSLQQIVNNTLEKNGKKPLSLIRGDSVISLISKKEAEDESLVVGIAEEIRKSVMKQMSPLKVSIGIGRYYSNLKDIKNSLKEAERALKLAYKIMGGNSVYSYTEAGIFRLLFEMKDKSEMISFFNELMEPMMKYDESSSAELINTLEVFLQNNGNFVKTAKDLFIHRSTLNYRIKKIEEILNVDLSDWETKFNLQIALAIGKFLKY